ACGTTGCATTTCTTCTATGGAAATGCAGTCACTTCATTTGTAGCCTGTCATCTTTATTTACCGTATATCTCTCATCCTGACATATGAGGGGTTGTGCCCAATAcctcaatacccagcctaaatatatggttttaattagtcttgtaaaattgcaattgagtttttttttttttatcaaagttgaataacatcagagaacacagtgcaatactcaattcatccattctatgtcctctttaagttAGAATATTGCCATGAGCAGTGGATTTGAGAATCAatgtgtgtggtaggctatgTATCTTATTTGAGAATGTTGCCTACCCAAAGCAGAGAAATAAACATGCAGAGAAACACCGCCATTCACTTCAGAAAGTGTAATATGAACAGATGTCAGATATAGGACCAATGAAAACACTTCATGTAGAGATGATAAAGAGTGCAGGGGTCTTACATTGCTGTgccgatagacctctgaagttcgcctataAAAGGAGCCTACCTGCACTGGATTGTGGGACAGATTAACCGTGACAGATGGAAGACTGTTGATTCTATATTTGACTGAATGTTAATTTAACCTTGAGCCTCATTCAATTTTTTGACACAGCATAGATCGAAGTTGTTTGAGAGGCATAAAGATGAGAACAGATAAGTAGTATAGGTATTGTGATATAAATTTAAATATAAAGAACAGACTtgggacaatgtccccatatcatctctgaCTGGAATTTAATGGAAATTtaaatgtgtcaaaaaacaTAGAAAATTCCTGAAATCGGACTATGTAGTTTCCCATCAGTTACAATTTTGACACTCCTTTTCACCCAGTTTTtaatgaaaattaaaaaaaaaaaaaaaaaaaaaaacttcaaagggttactcaagacacatgattttgatattttcatgtctggGGAAAAAATGAGATTAAACTAGTgcccacatatagggcactagatTAAACGAGTTAATAGCACCCCCCATCGGCTGGTTTATGGGTGATGTACAGTGACATCACGCATGCGTCCATTTCCAATATGGCGCCGCCCTGAGCAAGTCATGTTGCCGAATATCACTGTTGATAGATCGCAGGTTTGTTGAAAGTTAAGTTAATATTAAATTAGCTGCAGTCCAAAACATTTTAAATAGTGCAATGCAATGTATGTTAGTGACACGAACTGTGGGTTAGTTAGTTTTAGGAAGTGCGGACATGGGAGGTATTAGGACATTACAAAACATTGATTTGCTAATGTAGCCTAGACTTCAGTAACGTGAAAAGAAAACACCGTAAACTTTGCAGATATTGTTATGTCGTTAAGTTTGCAGTTAAGGCAGACTGTCCTTGTGACACGCAGACTAGCTCGACATTGTGGTGATCTGACAGGGAACAGTCATGTCTGCCTCAGGCTAAATGTCACGGCCAGTGTGAGACACTTCGGAACAAGCCACAAGAGGTCCAGCGAGAATGGCAGCAGCTCAGAGAGCCCTGCCCCTGGACCTTCACGGTTACCCCTTACAAAGCCACTGTTAGGCAGGCGGAGATCGCTGTCACCCTTGGAAAGGGTCAGTCGTCTGCTGCCTCGGGAAAGCTTAAGCCCTGACGTGTGGCAGTTGCGAGAGGACCAAAAGGAGGGTGATCAGGAGCAGAGTGCTCCGAGTGATGCTTTCAGtggagacattcacacacatcagcagacAGAAGGAAGTCAGGTGGAGGTCCAGCGACGAGCGGAAGTGGACATTGTTTTAGGGGATGAAGGCCTCACCACAGGAGGTTCTGTGACACCTGCGGAGTGTGTGGACTCCAGTCAGGACGCTCACGTCTGTCTTCCTGGAGAGCGACCGTTAACCTACGGAGAGGTCGTCATAGCCGAGCGTTTGAGGAAAAAACATATCGGCTTTCGGAAGATGTTCCCACTGGAGCAGGGCGGGAAGCTGCACAGCACCTGGGGTTATCTCTCCCACAGCACCATCGCAGAGTGCCCATCAGGCTCACTCTTCCGCACATCACTGGGCATGCCTCTGCTCCTAAGGCGGCCCAGTCTGGAGGAGTTCACCCTTTACATGAGGAGAGGCCCAGCCATCAGCTACCCTAAGGTATCAGCTAAGGTATTGCATTTAATTATGGAGAACATGCAAGTGTATACATACACGTACGTGCTGTGATTTGTTAAATGAAGACACAGCCTTTTACACAGCCTGATGTAGCAGCCTGTTTAAGAAACACATTTAGGAGTGAAGTCCATACAGTATGCCAGTACTGCGCTTTGTTACTACACCAGCAGAATGTTCACTACAGAAATTAATATTGTGCTGTCACCGGTCACATAAAGTCCGTAATTTTCGACTTCCAAATATCCTCTGTTTCCTTTCTAGCTCTTCCCCCCCTGTGATCTCGTCTCTGTGTTTCCCCTCAGGACTGTGCTGCCATGTTGACCATGATGGATGTGAGCGAGGGGGACTGCGTGCTGGAGTCCGGCTCGGGATCAGGAGCCATGAGTCTCTTCTTGTCCAGAGCAGGTGAGACCTCAGGGAGCCTAGGCGTAGATTTGCGTGGGGCCCTGACGACGTGtccatgtaacctgcgttgtgtggaaccatcGTGGTCTAATATAACGTATATATACTGCATAACGTCATTTTTTTCTGggattctgatacgttttcaaccatgacgtatgcaAAATTCCGGTTTGGAaacatatcagaatctcagaaataatggCATTTTGCAGTCAGCTTTCAGCTTAAGACGGATGCAGGTggctacatcaagtcgaatCCCCCTATTGGCAATGCCTCACCTCTCGCTGTCGAGCTCACATCTCCCTGCTTGTGTCCATCTCTCCCGACAGTGGGCTCCAAGGGAAGAGTTGTGAGTGTGGAGGTGAGGGACGACCACCATAGACGAGCCGCCCTCAACTTCAAGCGCTGGCGGACATCTTGGAGcctgcggagaggagaggattggCCAGATAATGTGCAGTTCC
The genomic region above belongs to Sardina pilchardus chromosome 20, fSarPil1.1, whole genome shotgun sequence and contains:
- the trmt61b gene encoding tRNA (adenine(58)-N(1))-methyltransferase, mitochondrial isoform X2, producing the protein MSLSLQLRQTVLVTRRLARHCGDLTGNSHVCLRLNVTASVRHFGTSHKRSSENGSSSESPAPGPSRLPLTKPLLGRRRSLSPLERVSRLLPRESLSPDVWQLREDQKEGDQEQSAPSDAFSGDIHTHQQTEGSQVEVQRRAEVDIVLGDEGLTTGGSVTPAECVDSSQDAHVCLPGERPLTYGEVVIAERLRKKHIGFRKMFPLEQGGKLHSTWGYLSHSTIAECPSGSLFRTSLGMPLLLRRPSLEEFTLYMRRGPAISYPKDCAAMLTMMDVSEGDCVLESGSGSGAMSLFLSRAVGSKGRVVSVEVRDDHHRRAALNFKRWRTSWSLRRGEDWPDNVQFHKADLQTAGPLLTGRGFNSIALDMLNPHLVLPTVFPHLHPGAVCAVYLANVTQIVDLLEGIRCSKLPLVCERIIEVQYRDWLVAPSFMKDGSFSSRRALSEGSPEEEVEDGDKSNGEDKEEAHSPGSRPFGSVPYIARPHPEQAGHTAFLVRLRKIMK
- the trmt61b gene encoding tRNA (adenine(58)-N(1))-methyltransferase, mitochondrial isoform X1, encoding MSLSLQLRQTVLVTRRLARHCGDLTGNSHVCLRLNVTASVRHFGTSHKRSSENGSSSESPAPGPSRLPLTKPLLGRRRSLSPLERVSRLLPRESLSPDVWQLREDQKEGDQEQSAPSDAFSGDIHTHQQTEGSQVEVQRRAEVDIVLGDEGLTTGGSVTPAECVDSSQDAHVCLPGERPLTYGEVVIAERLRKKHIGFRKMFPLEQGGKLHSTWGYLSHSTIAECPSGSLFRTSLGMPLLLRRPSLEEFTLYMRRGPAISYPKVSAKDCAAMLTMMDVSEGDCVLESGSGSGAMSLFLSRAVGSKGRVVSVEVRDDHHRRAALNFKRWRTSWSLRRGEDWPDNVQFHKADLQTAGPLLTGRGFNSIALDMLNPHLVLPTVFPHLHPGAVCAVYLANVTQIVDLLEGIRCSKLPLVCERIIEVQYRDWLVAPSFMKDGSFSSRRALSEGSPEEEVEDGDKSNGEDKEEAHSPGSRPFGSVPYIARPHPEQAGHTAFLVRLRKIMK